A window of the Parambassis ranga chromosome 17, fParRan2.1, whole genome shotgun sequence genome harbors these coding sequences:
- the oprk1 gene encoding kappa-type opioid receptor isoform X2, whose amino-acid sequence MESSVVHIFKEDRCPSGHPGECVPNFTWQPGLSDIFNYTPNGTWEAEPEPMSPIIPIIVAVYSVVFVVGLVGNCLVMYVIVRYTKMKTATNIYIFNLAVADALVTTTMPFQSTDYLLNSWPFGELACKVFISIDYYNMFTSIFTLTMMSVDRYVAVCHPVKALDFRTPVKAKIINVVIWVLSSAAGIPAMVLGSTNTNNGTTECALQFPEPYMYWDTMMKICVFIFAFVLPVIIITVCYTLMVMRLKSVRLLSGSREKDRNLRRITRLVLVVVAVFVVCWTPIHIFILVKALSHNVPETTAVMAAYFFCVALGYTNSSLNPILYAFLDENFKRCFRDFCCPGGQGHGDCHGVSRVRSTLRDHSCPAEPRGNARQARAV is encoded by the exons ATGGAGAGCAGCGTGGTGCACATCTTCAAAGAGGACCGCTGTCCCTCGGGTCATCCGGGGGAGTGCGTCCCGAACTTCACCTGGCAGCCTGGCTTATCGGACATCTTCAACTACACTCCGAACGGCACCTGGGAGGCTGAGCCCGAGCCCATGTCGCCCATCATCCCCATCATAGTGGCCGTTTACTCCGTGGTGTTTGTGGTGGGCTTGGTGGGCAATTGTTTGGTGATGTATGTCATCGTGAG ATACACTAAAATGAAAACAGCCACCAACATCTACATCTTCAACCTGGCCGTGGCTGACGCTCTGGTCACCACCACCATGCCTTTCCAGAGCACCGACTATCTGCTCAACTCCTGGCCGTTCGGCGAACTGGCGTGCAAGGTTTTCATCTCCATCGATTACTACAACATGTTTACCAGCATCTTTACGCTGACCATGATGAGCGTGGACCGCTACGTGGCCGTGTGCCACCCTGTTAAGGCCCTGGATTTCCGCACGCCCGTCAAGGCCAAGATCATCAACGTGGTGATCTGGGTGCTGTCGTCTGCTGCTGGGATCCCAGCCATGGTTCTGGGCAGCACCAACACCAATAACG GGACCACAGAGTGTGCGTTACAGTTCCCTGAGCCCTACATGTACTGGGACACCATGATGAAGATCTGTGTCTTCATCTTCGCCTTTGTGTTGCCTGTCATCATCATAACCGTCTGCTACACTCTGATGGTCATGAGGCTGAAGAGCGTGCGGTTGCTGTCGGGCTCTCGCGAGAAGGACCGCAACCTGCGTCGCATCACCCGcctggtgctggtggtggtcgCCGTCTTCGTGGTGTGCTGGACTCCCATCCACATCTTCATCCTGGTCAAGGCGCTGTCGCACAACGTGCCTGAGACTACTGCCGTCATGGCTGCCTACTTCTTCTGCGTGGCGCTGGGCTACACCAACAGCAGCCTCAACCCTATCCTGTACGCATTCCTGGATGAGAACTTCAAGAGGTGCTTCAGGGACTTCTGCTGCCCCGGGGGCCAGGGACACGGTGACTGCCACGGAGTCAGCCGAGTGAGGAGCACCCTGCGAGATCACTCCTGCCCCGCAGAACCTCGGGGCAATGCGAGACAGGCCAGGGCCGTATGA
- the atp6v1h gene encoding V-type proton ATPase subunit H, with amino-acid sequence MDIRGAVDAAVPTNIIAAKAAEVRANLVNWQSYLQSQMISVEDCEFIKKFEVANSEEKQVILTNEGHQCAKTFLNLMAHISKEQTVQYILTLIDDTLQENHQRVNIFFDYAKKTKNTAWSYFLPMLNRQDLFTVHMAARIIAKLAAWGRDLMEGSDLNYYFNWIKSQLSSQNLHGTGPETGTGAGTISPSESSQYVQCVAGCLQLMLRVNEYRFAWVEADGVNCITAVLSNKCGFQLQYQMIFCVWLLAFSPQLCEQLRRYNVVPALSDILQESVKEKVTRIILAAFRNLLEKSAERETRQEYALAMIQCKVLKQLENLEQQKYDDEDITEDIKFLLERLGESVQDLSSFDEYSSELKSGRLEWSPVHKSEKFWRENAVRLNEKNYELLKILTRLLEVSDDPQVIAVAAHDIGEYVRHYPRGKRVIEQLGGKQLVMNHMHHEDQLVRYNALLAVQKLMVHNWEYLGRQLQSTDQQQAPAVAPRS; translated from the exons ATGGATATCCGCGGGGCTGTGGACGCTGCAGTCCCTACCAACATCATTGCTGCAAAGGCAGCTGAGGTTCGGGCCAATCTGGTTAACTGGCAGTCCTACCTCCA GAGTCAGATGATTTCAGTGGAAGACTGTGAGTTCATCAAGAAGTTTGAAGTCGCCAACTCTGAGGAGAAGCAGGTCATTCTTACCAATGAGGGACATCAG tGTGCGAAGACATTTCTAAACCTGATGGCCCACATCTCTAAGGAGCAGACAGTCCAGTACATCCTGACTCTGATTGATGACACGCTGCAG GAGAACCATCAGAGGGTAAACATCTTCTTTGACTATGCCAAAAAGACAAAGAACACTGCCTGGTCCTACTTCCTCCCAATGCTGAATCGCCAGGACCTCTTTACTGTCCACATG GCAGCAAGGATCATCGCTAAGCTGGCTGCCTGGGGCCGAGATCTGATGGAGGGAAGTGATCTGAACTACTACTTCAACTGGATCAAAAGCCAGCTCAGCTCACAG AATCTACATGGTACAGGTCCAGAAACAGGCACAGGAGCAGGAACTATTTCTCCCAGTGAA AGCTCTCAGTACGTCCAGTGTGTGGCTGGGTGCCTTCAGCTGATGCTGAGGGTCAATGAATATAGATTTGCCTGGGTGGAAGCTGATGGAGTCAACTG CATCACAGCAGTGCTAAGCAACAAGTGCGGCTTCCAGCTCCAGTATCAGATGATcttctgtgtgtggctcctggCCTTCAGTCCTCAGCTCTGTGAACAGTTGAGACGTTACAACGTAGTGCCTGCCCTGTCCGACATCCTCCAGGAGTCTGTCAAGGAGAAGGTCACTCGAATCATTCTGGCTGCCTTCAGG AATCTCCTGGAGAAGTCAGCGGAGAGGGAGACTCGGCAGGAGTACGCTCTGGCCATGATCCAGTGCAAGGTGTTAAAGCAGCTTGAGAACCTTGAGCAGCAGAAGTATGATGATGAGGACATCACTGAGGACATCAAGTTCCTGCTCGAGAGGCTGGGAGAGAGTGTGCAGGATCTCAG CTCATTTGATGAGTACAGCTCCGAGCTTAAGTCTGGTCGCCTGGAGTGGAGTCCTGTGCACAAGTCAGAGAAGTTCTGGCGCGAGAACGCCGTCCGTCTGAACGAAAAGAACTACGAGCTCCTTAA GATTTTGACGAGGCTGTTGGAAGTGTCTGATGATCCTCAAGTGATAGCAGTGGCAGCTCACGACATCGGAGAATATGTGCGACATTACCCACGTGGTAAACG GGTGATTGAGCAGCTGGGTGGAAAACAGTTGGTGATGAATCATATGCACCACGAGGACCAGCTAGTCCGATACAACGCTCTGTTGGCTGTGCAGAAGCTGATGGTCCACAACTG GGAGTACCTGGGACGACAGCTCCAATCCACCGATCAGCAACAGGCTCCAGCTGTGGCACCCCGAAGCTGA
- the oprk1 gene encoding kappa-type opioid receptor isoform X3, with the protein MKTATNIYIFNLAVADALVTTTMPFQSTDYLLNSWPFGELACKVFISIDYYNMFTSIFTLTMMSVDRYVAVCHPVKALDFRTPVKAKIINVVIWVLSSAAGIPAMVLGSTNIRELTGTTECALQFPEPYMYWDTMMKICVFIFAFVLPVIIITVCYTLMVMRLKSVRLLSGSREKDRNLRRITRLVLVVVAVFVVCWTPIHIFILVKALSHNVPETTAVMAAYFFCVALGYTNSSLNPILYAFLDENFKRCFRDFCCPGGQGHGDCHGVSRVRSTLRDHSCPAEPRGNARQARAV; encoded by the exons ATGAAAACAGCCACCAACATCTACATCTTCAACCTGGCCGTGGCTGACGCTCTGGTCACCACCACCATGCCTTTCCAGAGCACCGACTATCTGCTCAACTCCTGGCCGTTCGGCGAACTGGCGTGCAAGGTTTTCATCTCCATCGATTACTACAACATGTTTACCAGCATCTTTACGCTGACCATGATGAGCGTGGACCGCTACGTGGCCGTGTGCCACCCTGTTAAGGCCCTGGATTTCCGCACGCCCGTCAAGGCCAAGATCATCAACGTGGTGATCTGGGTGCTGTCGTCTGCTGCTGGGATCCCAGCCATGGTTCTGGGCAGCACCAACA TTCGTGAATTAACAGGGACCACAGAGTGTGCGTTACAGTTCCCTGAGCCCTACATGTACTGGGACACCATGATGAAGATCTGTGTCTTCATCTTCGCCTTTGTGTTGCCTGTCATCATCATAACCGTCTGCTACACTCTGATGGTCATGAGGCTGAAGAGCGTGCGGTTGCTGTCGGGCTCTCGCGAGAAGGACCGCAACCTGCGTCGCATCACCCGcctggtgctggtggtggtcgCCGTCTTCGTGGTGTGCTGGACTCCCATCCACATCTTCATCCTGGTCAAGGCGCTGTCGCACAACGTGCCTGAGACTACTGCCGTCATGGCTGCCTACTTCTTCTGCGTGGCGCTGGGCTACACCAACAGCAGCCTCAACCCTATCCTGTACGCATTCCTGGATGAGAACTTCAAGAGGTGCTTCAGGGACTTCTGCTGCCCCGGGGGCCAGGGACACGGTGACTGCCACGGAGTCAGCCGAGTGAGGAGCACCCTGCGAGATCACTCCTGCCCCGCAGAACCTCGGGGCAATGCGAGACAGGCCAGGGCCGTATGA
- the rgs20 gene encoding regulator of G-protein signaling 20, whose translation MGSERMEMRKRQMSVQQESAAGGTAPAQQDQPGQANPRGSNACCFCWCCCCSCSCLTIRNEDRDERNRKASYDVKEGTTDCEDCPKPTLEDVRLWGQSFDKLMCCPAGRNSFRQFLRTEFSEENMLFWLACEEFSKETNKSAIEEKARVIYEDYISILSPKEVSLDSRVREAINRNMLEPTSHTFDDAQLQIYTLMQRDSYPRYMNSPAYKNLLNTLSEQSPES comes from the exons ATGGGATCAGAACGGATGGAGATGCGAAAGAGGCAGATGTCGGTGCAGCAGGAGTCGGCAGCGGGGGGAACTGCACCGGCCCAGCAGGACCAGCCGGGCCAGGCCAACCCACGGGGCTCTAATGCATGTTGcttctgctggtgctgctgctgtagctgttC ctgtcttacCATTAGGAATGAAGACCGGGATGAGAGGAACCGAAAAGCATCTTATGATGTCAAGGAAGGGACCACAGACTGTGAAGACTG TCCGAAGCCCACGTTGGAGGATGTGCGCTTATGGGGGCAGTCGTTCGATAAGCTGATGTGCTGCCCGGCAGGGAGGAACTCTTTCCGACAGTTTCTTCGCACGGAGTTCAGCGAGGAGAACATGCTCTTCTGGCTCGCCTGTGAGGAGTTCAGCAAAGAGACCAATAAGAGTGCGATAGAGGAGAAGGCTCGGGTCATCTACGAGGACTACATCTCCATCCTCTCTCCTAAAGAG GTGAGCCTTGACTCCCGTGTGCGTGAAGCGATTAACAGGAACATGCTGGAGCCCACCTCACACACGTTTGACGACGCCCAGCTGCAGATCTACACACTAATGCAAAGAGACTCGTATCCCCGCTACATGAACTCCCCAGCCTACAAAAACCTGCTCAACACTCTGTCAGAGCAGTCCCCCGAATCTTAG
- the oprk1 gene encoding kappa-type opioid receptor isoform X4 produces the protein MKTATNIYIFNLAVADALVTTTMPFQSTDYLLNSWPFGELACKVFISIDYYNMFTSIFTLTMMSVDRYVAVCHPVKALDFRTPVKAKIINVVIWVLSSAAGIPAMVLGSTNTNNGTTECALQFPEPYMYWDTMMKICVFIFAFVLPVIIITVCYTLMVMRLKSVRLLSGSREKDRNLRRITRLVLVVVAVFVVCWTPIHIFILVKALSHNVPETTAVMAAYFFCVALGYTNSSLNPILYAFLDENFKRCFRDFCCPGGQGHGDCHGVSRVRSTLRDHSCPAEPRGNARQARAV, from the exons ATGAAAACAGCCACCAACATCTACATCTTCAACCTGGCCGTGGCTGACGCTCTGGTCACCACCACCATGCCTTTCCAGAGCACCGACTATCTGCTCAACTCCTGGCCGTTCGGCGAACTGGCGTGCAAGGTTTTCATCTCCATCGATTACTACAACATGTTTACCAGCATCTTTACGCTGACCATGATGAGCGTGGACCGCTACGTGGCCGTGTGCCACCCTGTTAAGGCCCTGGATTTCCGCACGCCCGTCAAGGCCAAGATCATCAACGTGGTGATCTGGGTGCTGTCGTCTGCTGCTGGGATCCCAGCCATGGTTCTGGGCAGCACCAACACCAATAACG GGACCACAGAGTGTGCGTTACAGTTCCCTGAGCCCTACATGTACTGGGACACCATGATGAAGATCTGTGTCTTCATCTTCGCCTTTGTGTTGCCTGTCATCATCATAACCGTCTGCTACACTCTGATGGTCATGAGGCTGAAGAGCGTGCGGTTGCTGTCGGGCTCTCGCGAGAAGGACCGCAACCTGCGTCGCATCACCCGcctggtgctggtggtggtcgCCGTCTTCGTGGTGTGCTGGACTCCCATCCACATCTTCATCCTGGTCAAGGCGCTGTCGCACAACGTGCCTGAGACTACTGCCGTCATGGCTGCCTACTTCTTCTGCGTGGCGCTGGGCTACACCAACAGCAGCCTCAACCCTATCCTGTACGCATTCCTGGATGAGAACTTCAAGAGGTGCTTCAGGGACTTCTGCTGCCCCGGGGGCCAGGGACACGGTGACTGCCACGGAGTCAGCCGAGTGAGGAGCACCCTGCGAGATCACTCCTGCCCCGCAGAACCTCGGGGCAATGCGAGACAGGCCAGGGCCGTATGA